The Mustela nigripes isolate SB6536 chromosome 4, MUSNIG.SB6536, whole genome shotgun sequence genome includes a window with the following:
- the LOC132015502 gene encoding olfactory receptor 6V1 — protein MANLSRPSEFVLLGFSSFGELQVLLYGPFLVLYLLAFIGNTVIIITVIANTHLHTPMYFFLGNFSLLEILVTMTAVPRMLSDLLVTHKVISFTGCMVQFYFYFSLGSTSFLILSDMALDRFVAICHPLHYDTLMSWAMCVRLAGAAWAAPFLVMVPTVLSRAYLNYCHGNIINHFFCDNVPLLQLSCSDTSLLEFWDFMMALAFVLSSFLVTLISYGYIVTTVLRIPSATGRQKAFSTCGSHLTLVFIGYSSTIFLYVRPGKAHSVEINKTIALVTSVLTPFLSPFILTLRNETVKAVLQGHMQRLKGLHKALQ, from the coding sequence ATGGCAAATCTGAGCCGCCCTTCTGAATTTGTCCTCTTGGGCTTCTCCTCTTTTGGTGAGCTGCAGGTTCTGCTGTATGGGCCCTTCCTCGTGCTTTATCTTCTTGCCTTCATAGGAAACACTGTCATCATAATCACAGTCATAGCCAACACCCACCTACATACTCCTATGTACTTCTTTCTTGGTAATTTTTCCCTGTTGGAGATCTTGGTGACCATGACTGCAGTGCCCAGGATGCTCTCAGACCTGCTGGTCACCCACAAAGTCATTTCCTTCACTGGCTGCATGGTCCAGTTCTACTTCTACTTTTCCCTAGGTTCCACCTCCTTCCTCATCCTGTCAGACATGGCCCTTGACCGCTTTGTGGCCATCTGCCACCCACTGCACTATGACACTTTGATGAGCTGGGCTATGTGTGTCAGGTTGGCAGGGGCTGCCTGGGCAGCTCCCTTCCTAGTCATGGTGCCCACTGTCCTCTCCCGGGCTTATCTCAATTATTGCCATGGCAACATCATTAACCACTTCTTCTGCGACAACGTACCTCTGCTGCAGCTGTCCTGCTCAGACACCAGTCTTCTGGAATTCTGGGATTTCATGATGGCCTTAGCCTTTGTCCTCAGTTCCTTCCTGGTGACCCTCATCTCCTATGGGTATATTGTAACCACTGTGCTGAGGATCCCATCTGCTACCGGCCGTCAGAAGGCTTTCTCTACTTGTGGGTCCCACCTCACTCTAGTCTTCATTGGTTACAGCAGCACCATCTTCCTTTATGTCAGGCCTGGCAAAGCACATTCTGTGGAAATCAACAAGACCATAGCCTTGGTGACATCAGTCCTCACCCCCTTTCTCAGTCCCTTTATCCTTACCCTCCGCAATGAGACAGTCAAGGCAGTGCTACAAGGGCATATGCAGAGGCTTAAAGGCCTCCACAAGGCACTACAATGA